From the Comamonas antarctica genome, the window GGTGCAGGGGCGCATCCATGCGACGCGGCTGATCCTGTCGGGCGTGGCCGTGGGGTATGTATTGGTCGGCCTCACCAGCCTGATCACGCTGACCTCGGGCCAGCGCGAACTCGCGGCCGCGCTGATGACCTGGACGCTGGGCACGCTGGCCGGCACCGAATGGAAGGAACTGGGCCTGCCGGCGCTGGTGCTGGCGGCCAGCCTGGCCTGGCTGCTGCTGCAGGCCCGCACGCTCAATGCGCTGGGCAGCGGCGAGGAAACCGCCATGACGCTGGGAGTGAACACGCATGGGCTGCGGCGCCGGCTGTTCATCGTGGTCTCGCTGCTGACCGGCACCATGGTCGCGGTCAGCGGCGCCATCGGTTTCATCGGCCTGGTGATTCCGCACATCACGCGCATGCTGGTGGGCAGCAACCACCGGCGCGTGCTGCCCGTGGCGGCGCTGGGCGGGGCGATCTTCCTGGTGCTGGTGGACCTGCTGGCGCGCACCTGGCTCGCACCCACCGAGATTCCTGCGGGCGTGCTCACTTCCCTGATCGGCGGGCCGTTTTTCGTGGGCATGCTGCTGCGCCACACGGGCTTTGGCGGGAGGCCGGCATGAGCGCTGTGCTCGAAGGCCGCGAACTGCAGTGGCAGGTGCATGCGCGCCGCATTGTCGACGGCGCGAGCATCGCGCTCGCGCGTGGCGAATGCGTGGGGCTGATCGGGCCCAACGGCAGCGGCAAGTCCAGCCTGCTGCGCATGCTCTACCGCGTGTTGCCGCCCACGCATGGCCGCGTGCTGCTGCTGGGCCAGGACGTCGCGGACATCGAGGGGCGCGCGTTTGCGCGCCAGGTGGCGGTGCTCGCGCAGGAATCGGCGCCGGCCTTTGACACCCGCGTGGCCGAACTGGTGATGCTGGGCCGCATCCCGCACCAGGCGGGCTGGGCGCGCGACAGCGCGCAGGACCAGGCCATCGTGCGCGAAGCCCTGCGCCAGGTGGGTGCCGGCGCGCTCGTGGACCGCTCGCTGGCCGAGCTGTCGGGCGGCGAGAAGCAACGCGTGCTGCTGGCGCGCGCGCTGGCCCAGCAGCCGCAGGTGCTGCTGCTCGACGAGCCCACCAACCATCTCGACATCCGCCACCAGCTCGAGGTGATGGGCCTGCTGCGGCGCCAGCGGCTCAGTGCCATCGTGGCGCTGCACGACCTCAACATCGCCGCGCACTACTGCGACCGCCTGGTGCTGCTCGACCAGGGCCGCATCGTGGCCGAGGGGGAACCGGCCCAGGTGCTCACGCCGGCCCGCTTGCAGCAGGTCTACGGCGTGGCGGCCGAGGTCGACATCCATCCGGGCACGGGACGGACGCGCATCAGCTTCACTCCCGAGGCAATTCACGGGTGAGCACCCGCAGCCGCGGGAAGACCTGCGGGGCTGGATCAGCGCACTGCACCCTGGTGTTTATGCTGGCCTGATAGACTGGATCCCATACGCCAAGTCACACACCATGTCTTCCAAGCCCCAACCCACCATTTTGACCGAACGCGGAATGCAGATCGCCGAGCGACGCATCCCCGCGATTGCCGCCAAGGCGGGTCATGATGCGTACTGGAATACGCTCAGGCATACCGGCGCGGTCACCGTGAAGACCGCCAGCGGCCAGGTCGTCGAACGCAAGCTCGACGGCAGCGTCACGGTCCTGATGAATCTCCCGATCGGCAAGCGCGTCAAGCCCGGCACCATCCTCAAGCGTGTCAAGTAAAGCTGCGCGCGCCGGACGCGCGCCGTCTCCCGCCATGCGCTCGGCACAGCCGCGCCTGCGGGTGCTGGCAGGACCGAATGGATCGGGCAAGAGCACCATCATGTCCGAGCTCAAGCCGCAGTGGATCGGCGTCTTCGTCAATGCCGACGAGTTGGAGAAGGCCCTCAATGCCTCGGACGGGTTTTTGCCGCTTCGGGATTTCGGCATTACGGGAGCGCCTGCCCGAGTGCTCGCGCGGATCAAGACCAGCCTGCAGACGTTTGGGCTCGACAAGCAACTGGACATGCCGGCCTTGTTGCAGGGAATCGCTTTGGACCCAGCGCTGACGCTGTGGGTGCCCGGGCCCTTCAACTCCTATCTGGCGGCCTCGCTGGCCGAGGCCATCCGCCAGGAACTGCTGCACGAAGGCAAGACCTTCACCTTCGAGACGGTGATGTCGCACGACTCGAAGATTGCCTTCATGCGCGCAGCGCGCGAGCGCGGCTACCGCATCTACCTGTACTTCGTGGCCACCGATGATCCCACCATCAACATCGACCGGGTACGCCGGCGCGTGCTGCAAGGGGGCCACCCCGTGCCCGATGACAAGGTCATCGACCGCTACCACAAGTCCATCGATCTGATGACCGCGGCTTGCGAGGTCGCGCACCGGGCCTATATCTTCGACAACTCCGGAGCCCGGCACAAGCTGCTGGCCGAGGTCACGGATTTCGACACCATCCGCCTGGAAACCAGCGTCATCAATCCCTGGTTGCTCGGCACGGCACTGTGGTGCAGCTTCTCCTGAGGTGCTGATCCGGCGGGGCCCGAGACCGCGCCAGCGCGTCCGGCGTCAGCGTTTGCGCTGCAGCGCCGCTTGGCGAACGCGCGCAACGGCCTGACCAACGCAGCATTCTGGTCAGGCCAAGCCAGTACGTACTGCTGATGCTGGCCTCCTCGATCTGCCCGCAGATCTCGGCCGAGGAATTGACCGCGGTGGCCAACCGTGTGCAGTCCGAGACCTTCCGCTCGGTCGAGACCTATGTGCTGGTGGCCGCCGCCCATCTGCTGATGTCGCTGCTGATGCGCGCCGTGTCCTGGCTGGTGGCGCCGACCGTGGGGCTTCATGGTGCAGATCGTGAAGAACACCTCGCTGGCTTCGGCCATCGGCTTCGCCGCGGCCAGCGCCTTGGCGCCGTAACGGCGCACGCCCGGCGTCCGCGGCGGCACGGCGCGCGAGAGCTTGCTAATGCAGCTCCAGCGCCTCGTCGCTGCGCGGCTCGAAGCTCTCGGCCTGCGCCAGCTGCCACATGCGCGCATAGAACTCGCCCTGCACGGCGTTGCCCAGCAGCTCGCCGGGCTTGAGGAACACATGCAGCTGCGAGAACAGCTTGACCTCGGTGGCCGACATGCGCCGCACCAGGTGCTTGGCCTGCAGCTGGGAAGGGTGCGTCAGGCCGGCCGCGGCCAGCATCTCGGCCAGCGCGGCCAGCGTGTTGCGGTGGAAGCTGTAGACGCGCTCGGCCTTGTCGGGCACGACCAGCGCGCGCTGGCGC encodes:
- a CDS encoding FecCD family ABC transporter permease — protein: MQPIHPLLAPARRWPIALWCAVLAAILATALTFAITWGTVSIEPATVWRIAAAQLLQAAGIEPAVQTSWSVQQFQIVWLIRMPRVLLAALVGAGLAVVGVVMQAMVRNLLADPYLLGVSSGASVGAVSVLAYGTLAMAGSYALTAGAFAGALAATLLVYALAQVQGRIHATRLILSGVAVGYVLVGLTSLITLTSGQRELAAALMTWTLGTLAGTEWKELGLPALVLAASLAWLLLQARTLNALGSGEETAMTLGVNTHGLRRRLFIVVSLLTGTMVAVSGAIGFIGLVIPHITRMLVGSNHRRVLPVAALGGAIFLVLVDLLARTWLAPTEIPAGVLTSLIGGPFFVGMLLRHTGFGGRPA
- a CDS encoding ABC transporter ATP-binding protein encodes the protein MSAVLEGRELQWQVHARRIVDGASIALARGECVGLIGPNGSGKSSLLRMLYRVLPPTHGRVLLLGQDVADIEGRAFARQVAVLAQESAPAFDTRVAELVMLGRIPHQAGWARDSAQDQAIVREALRQVGAGALVDRSLAELSGGEKQRVLLARALAQQPQVLLLDEPTNHLDIRHQLEVMGLLRRQRLSAIVALHDLNIAAHYCDRLVLLDQGRIVAEGEPAQVLTPARLQQVYGVAAEVDIHPGTGRTRISFTPEAIHG
- a CDS encoding zeta toxin family protein → MRSAQPRLRVLAGPNGSGKSTIMSELKPQWIGVFVNADELEKALNASDGFLPLRDFGITGAPARVLARIKTSLQTFGLDKQLDMPALLQGIALDPALTLWVPGPFNSYLAASLAEAIRQELLHEGKTFTFETVMSHDSKIAFMRAARERGYRIYLYFVATDDPTINIDRVRRRVLQGGHPVPDDKVIDRYHKSIDLMTAACEVAHRAYIFDNSGARHKLLAEVTDFDTIRLETSVINPWLLGTALWCSFS